The genomic region TCGTCAACCTCGCCCCGGCCGACCTGCGCAAGGACGGCACGAGCTACGACCTGCCCATCGCCGTTGCCCTGCTCGCCGCGAGCCACGAGCTGCCGCCGGAGGCGCTCGAGGGGCTCCACTTCGCGGGCGAGCTCTCGCTCTCCGGCGAGGTGAAGCCGGTCCGCGGGGCGCTGCCGATGGCCATCGAGGCGCGCCGGGCGGGCGCCCGGGGGCTGGTGGTGCCGGCCGAGAACGCGCTCGAGGCGGCGGTGGTCCAGGGCATCCGGGTCCACCCGGCCCGCCACTTCGGCGAGATCGTGGCCTGGGCCCGCGGCGAGGCGCCCTTGCCCGAGCAGCTCCCGGCGCCGCTCCCCCCGGGCGGCGACGCGGCGCTCGACCTCTCCGACATCGCCGGCCAGGAGCACGCCAAGCGCGCCCTCGAGGTGGCGGCGGCCGGCGGCCACAACCTGCTCCTCTTCGGCCCGCCCGGGAGCGGCAAGACCATGCTGGCGCGGCGGCTGCCGGGCGTGCTCCCGCCGCTCGCCTTCGAGGAGGCGCTCGAGCTCACCGTGGTCCACAGCGTGGCCGGCCTCACCCGCGGCCGCGGGCTCATCGAGGAGCGGCCGTTCCGGGCCCCGCACCACTCGATCTCCGACGCCGGGCTCGTGGGCGGCTCCAACGTCCCGCGCCCCGGCGAGATCTCGCTCGCCCATCACGGCGTGCTCTTCCTCGACGAGCTCACCGAGTTCCGCCGGCACGTGCTCGACTGCCTCCGCCAGCCGCTCGAGGACGGCGAGGTGACCATCGCCCGCGCCGGCCGGAGCGTGCGCTACCCGGCGCAGTTCATGCTCGTCGCCGCCATGAACCCCTGCCCGTGCGGCCACTACGGCGACAAGGGGCGGCCCTGCCTCTGCACGGTGCACGAGCTGCAGCGCTACCGGCGCCGGCTCTCCGGCCCCTTCCTCGACCGGATCGACATCCAGATCGACGTCCCGGCCGTCCCCTGCGGGCTCCTCGCCTCGGCCGGCGCGGGCGAGCCGACCGAGGCGGTGCGCGCCCGGGTGGCGCGGGCGCGCGAGGCGCAGCTCGAGCGGGCCCGGACCGCCCCGGCCGGGCGGGGGGCGCACCCGCGCTGCAACGCCCGGCTGCGCGGCGCGGCCCAGCGGCGCGCCTGCCAGCCGGACGACGCCGGCCGGCGGCTGCTCGCGCAGGCGGTGGAGAAGCTCGGCCTCTCGGCGCGGGCCCACGACCGGATCCTGCGGCTCGCCCGCACCATCGCCGACCTCGAGGGGAGCGACGCGCTGCGGGCGCCGCACCTGGGGGAGGCCATCCAGTACCGGAGCCTCGACCGGCAGCCGGCCTGAGCCGCCGGCCCGCGGGCCTCCGGCGGCGCCGCCGCGACGATCTCACGCACCGCGCCCGGAGGGGCGCGTCCATCCACGACGAAGGAGAGGGCACATGGGGAAGCTCACGGAGAAGATGAAGGCGCTCACCGCCGCGGTCGGGGCCATCGAGAAGCAGTTCGGGAAGGGGAGCATCATGCGGCTCGGCGAAGGAGAGGCGGCCGGGCC from Anaeromyxobacter paludicola harbors:
- a CDS encoding YifB family Mg chelatase-like AAA ATPase; its protein translation is MLVRVRTESVLGVSAVGVDVEVESFPGMPSTRLVGLAGGAVQEAMVRVLAAVRAIGVRLPEKRTVVNLAPADLRKDGTSYDLPIAVALLAASHELPPEALEGLHFAGELSLSGEVKPVRGALPMAIEARRAGARGLVVPAENALEAAVVQGIRVHPARHFGEIVAWARGEAPLPEQLPAPLPPGGDAALDLSDIAGQEHAKRALEVAAAGGHNLLLFGPPGSGKTMLARRLPGVLPPLAFEEALELTVVHSVAGLTRGRGLIEERPFRAPHHSISDAGLVGGSNVPRPGEISLAHHGVLFLDELTEFRRHVLDCLRQPLEDGEVTIARAGRSVRYPAQFMLVAAMNPCPCGHYGDKGRPCLCTVHELQRYRRRLSGPFLDRIDIQIDVPAVPCGLLASAGAGEPTEAVRARVARAREAQLERARTAPAGRGAHPRCNARLRGAAQRRACQPDDAGRRLLAQAVEKLGLSARAHDRILRLARTIADLEGSDALRAPHLGEAIQYRSLDRQPA